From Spartinivicinus ruber, the proteins below share one genomic window:
- a CDS encoding DUF4123 domain-containing protein — translation MTKALMERLSAYFADNPSEHCYLIFDSAGHEQLPAKFFELAGECEYQLFLPNGAELPIDNQPFIAKLPGQDLQHPFWLWLFEQPASNGFFWSIASRFDLQTVLAHLRSMLQVKLPDGHQVNFRLFDPRVLSRWWPWQQSQEPALLVDYLKPIASCWLPVSDEWVTITNPQPHNQVIKEPNWLMLSKDQLVQLNKASDKVLFANTRYYLYDHYPQVLAQYHPALIDLLIEQALAVAKQQGMRSEYAITQWVVLMFSMGPNFYRHKILAAYFKAYQDHQDDNRLVEHLLKLPAEKWQQVYKDYDAAGWFYSLRE, via the coding sequence ATGACTAAAGCCTTAATGGAACGGCTTTCAGCTTATTTTGCAGATAATCCCTCAGAACATTGTTATCTGATATTTGATAGTGCTGGCCATGAGCAATTGCCTGCCAAGTTTTTTGAATTAGCAGGTGAGTGCGAATATCAACTGTTTTTACCCAATGGGGCAGAGTTACCGATTGATAATCAGCCCTTTATTGCTAAATTGCCTGGCCAAGATCTACAGCACCCGTTTTGGTTATGGTTATTTGAACAGCCTGCTAGCAACGGTTTTTTTTGGTCAATAGCGAGCCGTTTTGACTTGCAAACGGTATTGGCCCATTTGCGTAGTATGCTGCAAGTAAAATTGCCTGATGGACATCAGGTTAATTTTCGGTTGTTTGACCCAAGAGTACTTAGTCGCTGGTGGCCATGGCAACAAAGTCAGGAGCCGGCATTATTGGTGGATTATTTAAAGCCAATCGCAAGCTGCTGGTTGCCGGTAAGCGATGAATGGGTGACCATCACTAATCCGCAGCCCCATAACCAGGTTATTAAAGAGCCTAATTGGTTGATGTTAAGTAAAGACCAATTAGTGCAGTTAAATAAAGCCTCCGATAAAGTCCTTTTTGCTAATACACGTTATTATCTGTATGACCACTATCCACAAGTATTGGCCCAATATCACCCGGCTTTAATTGATTTATTAATTGAACAGGCACTTGCAGTTGCTAAACAGCAAGGGATGCGTTCAGAGTACGCTATAACCCAATGGGTAGTGTTGATGTTTTCGATGGGGCCTAACTTTTATCGGCATAAAATACTAGCCGCTTACTTTAAGGCTTATCAGGATCATCAAGATGATAACCGACTGGTAGAGCATTTATTGAAATTACCCGCAGAAAAATGGCAGCAGGTGTATAAGGACTATGATGCAGCAGGCTGGTTTTATTCTCTTCGTGAATGA
- a CDS encoding type VI secretion system Vgr family protein, with translation MTLAANRSRFMIQVSGSQEVLRVIDFSGTEALSKNYQFDVKVASENPQLDSASFINQAAVLSIEDGTSTRLVHGEISLFQQQAVGRKYHTYKLRLVPKLWYLQQRKNSLIFQNLSVPDIIKQVLEAANISAEHYEFKLTASYSSRTYCVQHQETDYHFISRLMREEGMHFHFEHTNSSHKLIFGDSKPAFPRLSKPLQYYPVSGMVPENDTVYRLALTRKAGVGKVVLQDYNFEQPGLNLAASATERQQQALEFYHYPGEFKDPGSGELRAKTELQRLQTAQRQVEGDSTAVRLTAGYRVVVEKHPASQLNQDYVLVEVTHEGSQQQVLEEEATGKGTQYNNHFIALPSEMAVRTLADEDAEKPTHELKGMQTAVVAGPGGEEIYTNAYGQIKIQFHWDRQGQNDENSSCWVRVTQNWTGPQWGSFVLPRIGQEVMLDFINSNPSQPIVVGRLYHQLQRPPYKLPINKTRSTFKSQSSPGGEGFNEIRLEDKKGQEQIFIHGEKDSDWHVKNIQHEQVQMNRHLITNANRYEQIKGDHHTTVDLAKSSQINQSQHLTIGNSYQLTTATSHLENTGSETHLKSGMKIVIEAGSHATLKAGGAFITLGPEGVTVQGSLVRLNSGGGASRGSAISPITATVAVQAITDIAGKVAEPLTAAPSQMAQLTFAKLCADQVNKGRINNSAFCEQCEQAAKQGADK, from the coding sequence ATGACGCTCGCCGCTAATCGAAGTCGTTTTATGATTCAAGTTTCTGGTAGTCAAGAAGTGCTTCGAGTGATTGACTTTAGCGGTACAGAGGCATTATCAAAAAATTATCAATTTGATGTCAAAGTAGCATCAGAAAACCCTCAGCTGGACTCAGCTAGTTTCATTAATCAGGCAGCAGTGTTAAGCATTGAAGATGGTACCAGTACCCGGTTGGTACATGGTGAAATCAGTTTATTCCAGCAGCAGGCTGTTGGCAGAAAATACCATACCTATAAGTTGAGGCTTGTACCTAAACTATGGTACTTACAGCAACGAAAAAATAGCCTCATTTTTCAAAACTTATCCGTGCCAGATATTATTAAGCAGGTATTAGAAGCGGCAAATATTTCTGCAGAACATTATGAGTTCAAGTTAACCGCTAGCTATTCCTCCAGAACATATTGTGTGCAACACCAAGAAACAGATTACCACTTCATTAGTCGTTTGATGCGTGAAGAAGGAATGCATTTTCATTTTGAGCATACGAATAGTAGCCATAAATTGATATTTGGTGACAGTAAGCCTGCATTTCCTCGCTTAAGTAAACCGTTGCAATATTACCCAGTGTCTGGAATGGTGCCTGAAAATGATACAGTTTATCGGTTGGCTTTAACGCGCAAAGCGGGGGTGGGGAAAGTTGTTTTACAAGATTACAATTTTGAGCAACCGGGTTTAAATCTGGCCGCCAGTGCTACAGAAAGACAGCAACAGGCTTTAGAGTTTTACCATTACCCTGGCGAGTTTAAAGATCCAGGCTCAGGGGAGCTGCGGGCTAAAACCGAACTGCAGCGGTTACAAACTGCCCAGCGACAAGTGGAGGGTGATTCAACAGCAGTTCGCTTAACTGCAGGCTATAGAGTGGTTGTAGAGAAACATCCGGCCAGTCAGTTAAACCAAGATTATGTGTTGGTAGAAGTCACTCATGAGGGTAGTCAACAACAAGTATTAGAAGAGGAAGCAACAGGCAAAGGTACCCAATACAACAACCACTTTATTGCTTTACCTTCTGAAATGGCAGTACGTACTTTGGCTGATGAGGATGCAGAAAAGCCGACACATGAGCTGAAGGGAATGCAAACGGCAGTTGTTGCTGGGCCGGGTGGAGAGGAAATATACACCAATGCCTATGGCCAGATAAAAATACAGTTTCACTGGGATAGGCAAGGGCAAAATGATGAAAACAGCTCTTGTTGGGTACGGGTAACACAAAACTGGACTGGCCCGCAGTGGGGGAGTTTTGTATTACCCCGTATTGGCCAGGAAGTTATGTTGGACTTCATTAATAGTAATCCCAGTCAACCTATAGTTGTTGGACGACTATACCATCAATTACAGCGTCCCCCTTATAAATTACCAATAAATAAAACTCGCAGCACTTTTAAAAGCCAGAGTAGTCCAGGTGGTGAGGGTTTTAACGAAATTCGCTTAGAAGATAAAAAAGGCCAGGAGCAAATTTTTATCCATGGCGAAAAAGACAGCGATTGGCATGTGAAAAATATTCAGCACGAGCAAGTGCAAATGAACCGACATTTAATTACCAATGCTAATCGTTATGAACAAATTAAAGGAGACCATCACACTACTGTTGATCTTGCTAAAAGTAGCCAGATTAATCAATCGCAACACTTAACCATTGGCAATAGTTATCAGTTAACTACAGCCACTTCCCATTTGGAAAATACTGGTAGTGAAACTCACCTGAAAAGTGGGATGAAAATTGTAATTGAAGCGGGTAGTCATGCCACCCTTAAAGCTGGCGGTGCTTTTATTACATTGGGACCTGAAGGTGTTACTGTGCAAGGCTCATTGGTAAGACTAAACAGTGGTGGTGGGGCCAGTAGAGGATCTGCTATTTCACCTATTACAGCAACAGTTGCGGTACAAGCGATCACTGATATTGCTGGTAAGGTAGCAGAACCACTAACGGCTGCCCCATCGCAAATGGCTCAATTAACCTTTGCAAAACTTTGTGCAGACCAAGTAAATAAAGGACGAATTAATAACTCAGCTTTTTGTGAGCAATGTGAGCAGGCTGCTAAACAAGGAGCGGATAAATAA
- the amt gene encoding ammonium transporter, which translates to MSTADLAELQQTLDILWLMVAAALVFLMQAGFAALESGLTRAKNTINVALKNVTDFTVATVVFWMVGFAVMFGDSAGGWFGSSNFALSEASKPMDFAFFVFQVTFAGTAATIVSGAVAERIRFLAYMVITIAICAFIYPVSGHWIWGEGGWLAEKNMVDFAGSTVVHSLGGWVGLAGAWILGPRLGRFNPDGRTVRMQGHNQVMAVIGVLILWFGWFGFNGGSTLAATTDIAKIILNTCLAAAAGGIASFLISLVLHGGEIYIARLLNGIIGGLVAITAGCAVVNPLGAVFIGFSAGIVVYAFEWWLVKGLRIDDPVNVVAAHGFCGAWGTLILAFVAADGALPIANRWEQFFVQAQGVIAVFIWGFGTGAILFGIMRYMKFLRVPEEAERVGLNVFEHGTTTGLIEIKQAMKSVLPKSEGGEGNLTTRVPFEQGSDAGEIAQAFNTLIESYYKTVSYLNGASAKLNQTGESLSSTCSSLHKSAKDQTYNSDKVLNTVQEMVNMTDQVTEYANEIYEKTLSVCEEANQNRDIVDSATTAIETLSNDVIEAAKIIHELKNDSNEISQISDTINDISDQTNLLALNASIEAARAGEHGRGFAVVAEEVRELAQRASNSTERIKQMIDKIQAGAIKAARAMEQGATNASASVNQAKQMGESLNRISDNVESITELTQLSCNQLNNYKDVTHTIEADLSTINHLAKEGDVRADETNQTSTSLFELIREIHEIINQFQINSSDQEVAVAK; encoded by the coding sequence ATGTCAACAGCAGATCTTGCTGAACTTCAGCAAACCCTCGATATTCTATGGCTAATGGTAGCCGCTGCTTTAGTTTTTCTAATGCAAGCGGGTTTTGCCGCTTTAGAGTCAGGGCTGACCCGCGCTAAAAATACTATTAATGTTGCCCTAAAGAACGTTACTGACTTTACCGTTGCCACCGTAGTGTTCTGGATGGTGGGATTTGCTGTTATGTTTGGTGATAGTGCCGGGGGCTGGTTTGGCAGTAGTAACTTTGCTTTATCAGAAGCTAGCAAACCCATGGATTTTGCCTTTTTCGTGTTTCAAGTTACTTTTGCTGGTACTGCAGCCACTATTGTATCTGGCGCTGTTGCAGAGCGAATTCGATTTCTTGCTTACATGGTTATTACTATTGCCATTTGCGCATTTATTTACCCAGTATCTGGCCACTGGATTTGGGGGGAAGGTGGTTGGCTGGCAGAAAAAAACATGGTTGATTTTGCAGGTTCAACGGTTGTCCATTCGTTAGGTGGTTGGGTAGGTTTAGCAGGCGCCTGGATTTTAGGACCCAGGCTTGGTCGATTTAACCCTGATGGTAGAACCGTCAGAATGCAAGGCCATAACCAAGTAATGGCCGTTATCGGGGTATTGATTTTATGGTTTGGCTGGTTTGGTTTTAATGGGGGAAGTACCTTAGCCGCAACAACGGATATTGCCAAAATCATTCTTAATACTTGTTTAGCTGCAGCCGCTGGTGGAATAGCTAGCTTTTTAATCTCCCTAGTATTACATGGCGGAGAAATTTACATCGCTCGATTATTAAATGGCATTATTGGGGGCCTGGTTGCTATTACAGCTGGCTGCGCAGTGGTTAATCCACTTGGTGCTGTATTTATTGGTTTTTCGGCAGGTATTGTCGTCTATGCATTTGAGTGGTGGTTGGTCAAAGGATTACGCATTGATGACCCAGTTAATGTTGTCGCAGCCCATGGTTTTTGCGGTGCCTGGGGCACCCTTATTTTAGCTTTTGTAGCAGCTGATGGGGCTCTCCCAATAGCCAACAGATGGGAACAGTTTTTTGTTCAAGCGCAAGGCGTAATTGCCGTATTTATCTGGGGATTTGGTACCGGAGCCATTTTATTCGGCATTATGCGCTATATGAAATTTCTTCGTGTACCTGAAGAAGCCGAACGAGTTGGGCTTAATGTATTTGAGCATGGCACAACAACTGGTTTAATTGAAATTAAACAAGCCATGAAGTCAGTCTTACCTAAATCAGAAGGTGGTGAAGGTAACCTGACCACCCGTGTACCGTTCGAACAAGGGAGTGATGCAGGCGAAATTGCCCAAGCATTTAATACTCTCATCGAGTCTTATTATAAAACCGTCAGCTATCTGAATGGCGCATCTGCCAAATTAAACCAAACCGGTGAGTCTTTAAGCAGTACTTGTTCAAGCCTCCATAAGTCTGCCAAGGACCAAACCTATAATTCCGACAAAGTATTAAACACTGTACAAGAAATGGTTAATATGACCGATCAGGTTACTGAATACGCTAACGAAATCTATGAAAAAACCTTAAGCGTTTGTGAAGAGGCCAATCAAAATAGAGACATTGTAGACTCAGCAACCACAGCTATCGAAACCTTATCTAACGATGTGATTGAGGCGGCTAAGATTATTCACGAGCTAAAAAATGACTCTAATGAAATATCACAAATTTCTGACACTATTAATGATATTTCAGACCAAACCAATTTATTAGCATTAAATGCCAGTATTGAAGCAGCACGAGCCGGTGAGCATGGTAGGGGTTTTGCTGTAGTAGCTGAAGAGGTAAGGGAGTTAGCTCAACGGGCCTCCAACTCCACAGAACGAATAAAACAAATGATTGATAAAATTCAAGCAGGCGCAATCAAAGCAGCCCGCGCAATGGAGCAAGGTGCAACTAATGCAAGTGCCAGTGTGAACCAAGCGAAACAAATGGGCGAGTCTTTAAATAGAATTTCAGATAATGTTGAAAGTATTACTGAACTCACCCAATTAAGTTGTAACCAGCTAAATAACTATAAAGATGTTACCCATACCATTGAAGCTGATTTATCAACCATTAACCATTTAGCCAAAGAAGGCGATGTAAGAGCTGATGAAACCAATCAAACCAGCACCTCTTTATTTGAGCTAATCAGGGAAATTCATGAAATTATCAACCAGTTTCAAATTAACTCAAGCGATCAAGAAGTTGCAGTGGCTAAATAA
- a CDS encoding OmpW family outer membrane protein: MRTPIAVFATVALGLSLSQGVMAYQEGDFIVRAGAATVNPNEDSGNVKAGGADTGWTVGVDSNTQLGLTGTYMLTDHIGIGLLAATPFEHTLDLKSSPDNGSLADIKHLPPTLTVQYYFNDTKADLQPYVGAGVNYTTFFDEEFTSKRKAQGYNSLDLEDSWGVAFEAGVDYKLTDNLLVNASVWYLDIDTEANFKVGNTKAKVDVELDPWVYMVGLGYKF, from the coding sequence ATGCGTACACCTATTGCTGTATTTGCCACTGTGGCTTTAGGCTTATCCCTTAGTCAGGGGGTAATGGCTTATCAAGAAGGGGATTTTATCGTCAGAGCTGGTGCAGCAACAGTTAATCCCAATGAGGATAGCGGTAATGTAAAAGCAGGTGGAGCTGATACCGGCTGGACTGTTGGCGTCGATAGCAATACCCAACTAGGGTTAACTGGCACTTATATGTTAACCGACCATATTGGAATTGGTTTATTAGCCGCTACACCGTTTGAGCATACCCTGGATTTAAAGAGCAGTCCTGATAATGGCTCACTTGCTGATATAAAACACTTACCACCTACATTAACTGTGCAATATTACTTCAATGACACCAAGGCTGACCTACAGCCATATGTAGGTGCAGGGGTTAACTACACCACTTTCTTTGATGAAGAATTTACCAGCAAACGTAAAGCACAAGGCTACAATAGTCTGGACCTGGAGGACTCTTGGGGAGTTGCCTTCGAAGCAGGTGTTGATTACAAACTAACTGATAATCTGCTGGTAAATGCCAGTGTTTGGTATCTCGATATTGATACGGAAGCAAACTTTAAAGTAGGCAATACCAAAGCAAAAGTGGATGTTGAGTTAGACCCCTGGGTCTATATGGTGGGACTAGGTTATAAGTTTTAG
- a CDS encoding SDR family oxidoreductase, with protein sequence MKVLVFGGSGQVGQELCQQLTEHGIVFKAPSHKALDIADDKQVAELIARYQPTMVVNAVGYRDLVKAESEPSKCFAINRDAAASMAAICSKHNITLIHLSSYLVFDGAKTEPYTEKDTANPQGVLAGSLWQGEQLIRERCSRHIILRLGWVVSARRYNLVNTILSQLKQNQEVWVASDRLGNPTPAVDVAAVIIAILYQLDCEAEVFGTYHYGGVEPVAESKFAEVLLNDAMQYDELPSEKLLVKECNQLDYLPSHLNARLSVNKIRDTFGIHAKAWRPAIAKIVKGFYV encoded by the coding sequence ATGAAAGTATTAGTATTTGGTGGCTCAGGTCAGGTGGGGCAGGAGTTATGTCAGCAACTGACAGAGCATGGGATTGTTTTTAAAGCGCCTAGCCACAAGGCTTTGGATATTGCTGATGATAAACAAGTTGCAGAGTTGATCGCACGTTATCAACCAACCATGGTAGTAAATGCTGTGGGTTATCGAGATTTGGTTAAGGCTGAGTCAGAGCCTTCCAAGTGCTTTGCGATTAATCGAGATGCGGCTGCCAGTATGGCTGCCATCTGTAGCAAACATAATATTACTTTAATCCATCTGTCGTCTTACTTGGTTTTTGATGGTGCTAAAACAGAGCCTTACACTGAAAAAGATACTGCTAACCCGCAAGGAGTTTTAGCTGGCAGCTTATGGCAAGGGGAGCAGTTAATTAGAGAACGCTGCTCCCGTCATATTATCTTACGTTTAGGCTGGGTGGTGAGTGCCAGGCGATATAATCTGGTTAATACAATTTTGTCCCAGTTGAAGCAAAATCAAGAGGTGTGGGTGGCATCAGACCGCTTAGGAAACCCAACCCCTGCAGTGGATGTGGCTGCAGTCATTATTGCAATTCTTTACCAGCTTGACTGCGAAGCAGAAGTCTTCGGCACTTATCACTATGGTGGTGTAGAGCCAGTAGCTGAAAGCAAGTTTGCTGAAGTATTGCTCAATGATGCTATGCAATATGATGAGTTACCCTCTGAAAAGCTGTTAGTAAAAGAATGTAATCAGCTGGATTATCTACCTAGCCATTTAAATGCACGTTTGTCTGTTAACAAAATCAGAGACACCTTTGGTATTCATGCAAAGGCATGGCGGCCTGCGATTGCGAAGATAGTGAAAGGGTTTTATGTGTAG
- a CDS encoding ATP-binding response regulator, whose amino-acid sequence MTATDPNSVPTERDIAEDKILLVDDNPTNLQLLLQTLNGRGYKLLVAKNGESALKIAQKNKPALILLDIMMPGIDGYEVCRQLKGDPETNGITVIFLSALDETKDKVKGLNLGAVDFISKPFQPEEVLARVATQLKIHRLERALSERNKQLEADNQRILEAMTEGIFGLDQKGCITFVNAAANRMTGFAEDKLIGQELINILLKPNDPKTVPILKTLQDGSEQHIEEDLFWHHDGYHFPVTYSVTPIKTDRQPSGAVVVFKDITERKQNEEALQKALDELQEQKERLTHVSRLSTMGEMAAGFAHEVNQPLTAICNYAQVCNRMIQRDPLNKESLSEALEKIGTQARRAGDIIARIRSFVKKPAHCLEKVDCNKLISDVVKLAEVDARNNNMEIHLDLADELPLIEADPVQIQQVALNLIRNGMEAMRDRETRDIGVWVKTELDKSHQFVKVSVIDRGHGLTEDAADKLFQPFFTTKSYGMGIGLSVCESIISTHGGKLRFENNPEGGAIFYFTVPTV is encoded by the coding sequence ATGACTGCAACTGACCCAAATAGTGTGCCTACAGAGCGAGATATCGCTGAAGATAAAATATTATTGGTTGATGATAACCCCACCAATTTACAGCTATTACTACAAACGCTAAACGGCCGGGGCTACAAGCTACTTGTGGCTAAAAATGGTGAAAGCGCTCTTAAAATTGCTCAAAAAAACAAACCTGCACTGATTTTATTAGACATCATGATGCCAGGGATCGATGGTTATGAAGTTTGTCGCCAATTAAAAGGCGACCCGGAAACCAACGGCATTACCGTTATTTTTCTATCTGCCCTTGATGAAACCAAAGACAAGGTAAAAGGGCTAAACCTGGGTGCAGTTGACTTCATTTCTAAGCCATTTCAGCCTGAAGAAGTATTGGCACGGGTTGCCACACAGCTGAAAATTCATCGCCTGGAACGTGCTCTTTCTGAACGAAACAAACAGCTAGAAGCCGATAACCAGCGAATATTGGAAGCAATGACAGAAGGGATTTTTGGTTTGGATCAAAAAGGCTGCATCACTTTTGTCAATGCAGCAGCAAACCGCATGACAGGGTTTGCCGAAGATAAACTAATTGGCCAAGAGTTAATCAATATTCTGCTTAAACCTAATGACCCGAAGACGGTTCCAATTTTGAAAACGTTACAAGACGGCTCAGAGCAACATATTGAAGAAGACTTATTTTGGCACCACGATGGTTATCACTTCCCAGTTACCTATTCTGTTACGCCAATCAAAACAGATCGCCAGCCTTCAGGTGCTGTTGTAGTGTTTAAAGACATTACTGAACGTAAACAAAATGAAGAAGCCCTGCAAAAAGCCTTGGACGAACTGCAAGAACAAAAAGAACGCCTTACTCATGTATCAAGGTTAAGCACCATGGGCGAAATGGCTGCAGGGTTTGCCCATGAAGTTAACCAACCACTCACCGCCATTTGTAATTATGCCCAAGTGTGCAATCGGATGATTCAGCGTGATCCGTTAAATAAAGAGTCGCTCTCTGAAGCCTTGGAAAAAATTGGCACGCAAGCCAGAAGAGCAGGAGATATTATTGCACGCATCCGCAGCTTTGTGAAAAAACCTGCCCATTGCTTAGAAAAAGTTGATTGCAATAAATTAATTAGCGATGTGGTTAAGCTGGCAGAAGTTGATGCTCGCAATAACAACATGGAAATTCACCTGGATCTTGCTGATGAATTGCCATTAATAGAAGCTGACCCGGTACAAATACAACAGGTTGCCCTTAACTTAATCCGCAATGGTATGGAAGCAATGCGTGACCGAGAAACTCGTGATATAGGTGTTTGGGTTAAAACAGAGCTGGACAAATCCCATCAATTTGTCAAAGTATCCGTTATTGACCGTGGCCACGGGCTAACAGAAGACGCTGCTGATAAGCTGTTTCAACCCTTCTTTACCACTAAAAGCTACGGTATGGGGATTGGTTTATCCGTCTGCGAGTCGATTATATCGACTCATGGAGGTAAATTGCGGTTTGAAAACAACCCCGAGGGCGGTGCTATTTTTTATTTCACCGTTCCCACTGTTTAA
- a CDS encoding RtcB family protein: MSYEVIHQKGLSPIKAWTCGLPFEEEAKQQLCNIASLPFIHKWVAVMPDVHLGKGATIGSVVPTFGAVIPAAVGVDIGCGMMAVKTSLVAADLPDNLYGIRHAIEVAVPHGRSARARRGRDKGAWNTIPDDVAHAWQPLKKPFELLAEQHHVLQQTNNLNHLGTLGTGNHFIEVCLDEAGSVWFMLHSGSRGVGNRIGTYFIEKAKKEMERWQIQLPDQDLAYLPEGSELFGQYLSAVEWAQMFAFTNRQVMMKRVIYAVQQTLQRQFSAELMAVNCHHNYVSREHHYGKDVLVTRKGAVSAKEGQLGIIPGSMGAKSFIVRGLGNPESFHSCSHGAGRVMSRTKAKKLVTLAEHEAATKDVECRKDKDVIDETPAAYKPIEKVMKAQEDLVEIVHTLKQVVCVKG, from the coding sequence ATGTCATACGAAGTTATTCATCAGAAAGGTTTGTCTCCTATTAAAGCCTGGACTTGTGGTTTGCCTTTTGAAGAAGAGGCTAAGCAACAGTTATGTAATATTGCCAGCCTGCCTTTTATTCATAAGTGGGTAGCAGTAATGCCTGATGTTCATTTAGGTAAAGGGGCTACTATTGGTAGTGTGGTACCTACTTTTGGTGCAGTTATTCCTGCCGCAGTAGGTGTTGATATTGGTTGCGGTATGATGGCCGTTAAAACCAGTTTAGTAGCTGCTGATTTACCTGATAATTTGTACGGCATCCGTCATGCAATTGAGGTGGCGGTGCCCCATGGCCGTTCAGCACGAGCCAGAAGAGGCAGGGATAAAGGGGCTTGGAATACCATACCAGATGATGTGGCTCATGCCTGGCAGCCTTTAAAAAAACCTTTTGAATTATTAGCTGAGCAGCACCATGTATTGCAGCAAACCAACAACCTTAACCATCTGGGTACTTTAGGTACGGGTAACCACTTTATTGAAGTCTGTTTAGATGAGGCTGGCAGTGTTTGGTTTATGTTGCATAGTGGCTCAAGAGGAGTCGGTAATCGAATAGGTACTTATTTTATTGAAAAAGCTAAAAAAGAAATGGAGCGTTGGCAAATTCAATTACCCGACCAAGATTTAGCTTACTTGCCGGAAGGTAGCGAATTATTTGGTCAATATTTATCGGCGGTTGAATGGGCTCAGATGTTTGCATTTACTAATCGTCAAGTGATGATGAAACGAGTGATTTATGCCGTTCAGCAAACACTTCAGAGACAGTTTTCTGCAGAGTTAATGGCGGTGAACTGTCATCATAATTATGTTTCTAGAGAACATCATTATGGTAAGGATGTGTTAGTTACTCGAAAAGGTGCGGTTTCTGCAAAAGAAGGGCAATTGGGGATTATTCCAGGCAGCATGGGGGCAAAATCCTTTATTGTAAGAGGGTTAGGTAACCCAGAAAGTTTTCATAGCTGTAGCCATGGCGCAGGCCGGGTAATGTCGCGAACCAAAGCTAAAAAGCTGGTAACACTGGCAGAGCATGAAGCAGCCACTAAAGATGTCGAGTGTCGTAAAGATAAGGATGTTATTGATGAAACACCAGCAGCTTACAAACCCATTGAAAAGGTCATGAAAGCTCAGGAAGACCTGGTGGAAATAGTGCATACTCTAAAACAAGTGGTGTGTGTGAAGGGATAA
- a CDS encoding HD domain-containing protein, translated as MNSNLLCDYWHKYLDQSEHQLVAKQALNKIIQQYSQPWRHYHTLNHIEQMLLLFKQYESSITSPPTVFFSICFHDYYYLPWWKNNEKRSADKAIYTLEQLHFGSLNHDVAQMIIATEKHLPLTNQAPSLLLDCQLFLDFDLAVLGHDWKNYQHYCQQIRKEYWFIPKKKYLKGRKKILSTFLTRDKLYFSEEFNAQFEQQARDNIQREIQLLSKL; from the coding sequence ATGAATAGCAACTTACTCTGTGATTACTGGCATAAATACCTTGACCAAAGTGAACATCAGCTGGTGGCCAAGCAAGCCCTGAACAAGATTATCCAACAATATAGCCAACCTTGGCGGCACTACCATACCCTTAACCATATTGAGCAGATGCTGTTACTCTTCAAACAGTATGAGTCATCTATCACCTCACCACCAACAGTATTTTTTTCCATTTGCTTCCACGATTATTACTACTTGCCTTGGTGGAAAAATAATGAAAAACGCAGCGCCGATAAAGCCATTTATACATTAGAGCAACTACACTTTGGCTCGTTAAACCATGATGTAGCACAAATGATTATAGCCACAGAAAAACACCTGCCATTAACAAATCAGGCACCCTCCCTTCTTTTAGACTGCCAATTGTTTCTAGACTTTGACCTAGCTGTTTTGGGACATGACTGGAAAAACTACCAACACTATTGCCAGCAAATTAGAAAAGAGTACTGGTTTATACCTAAAAAGAAATATTTAAAAGGTCGAAAAAAAATACTCTCTACGTTTTTAACTAGAGACAAACTTTACTTTAGCGAAGAATTTAATGCTCAGTTCGAACAACAAGCTAGAGATAATATTCAGCGGGAAATACAATTATTAAGCAAATTATAA
- a CDS encoding NADPH-dependent FMN reductase produces MASKPKILAFAGSLRKESVNKKLVKVAAKGAEQAGAEVTFIDLVDYPLPILNQDDEQANGAPENAKKLHQLFAESDGFLLASPEYNAGLSAVLKNLIDWLSRPSSGEPALAAFQGKIVSLMSASPGGLGGIRALPNVRFILDGLGCLTLPKQLALAKAYDAFDDQGNLINSEQQETALQLGRNIADMVKKLK; encoded by the coding sequence ATGGCAAGCAAACCCAAGATACTTGCCTTTGCTGGTAGTTTGCGGAAAGAATCAGTGAATAAAAAGCTGGTTAAAGTGGCGGCAAAGGGAGCTGAGCAAGCAGGTGCCGAAGTTACTTTTATTGATTTAGTGGACTATCCATTACCCATTTTAAATCAAGACGATGAGCAAGCGAATGGCGCTCCAGAAAATGCTAAAAAATTGCATCAACTATTTGCTGAAAGTGATGGCTTTTTATTAGCCAGTCCTGAATATAATGCAGGGTTATCAGCAGTGTTAAAAAACCTCATTGATTGGCTCTCTAGGCCATCTTCTGGTGAGCCAGCGCTAGCTGCTTTTCAAGGTAAAATTGTAAGTTTAATGAGTGCATCACCTGGTGGCTTGGGTGGTATCAGGGCATTACCTAATGTTCGGTTTATTTTGGATGGATTGGGTTGTTTGACATTACCAAAACAATTAGCCTTAGCTAAGGCGTATGATGCATTTGATGACCAAGGTAACCTGATTAATAGTGAGCAGCAGGAAACAGCATTGCAACTGGGGCGTAATATAGCTGATATGGTTAAGAAGTTAAAATAG